A window from Lachnoanaerobaculum umeaense encodes these proteins:
- a CDS encoding GntR family transcriptional regulator, with protein MEWKLRSDRSLYLQIMDYIRMQIISGKIGSGDKLPSVREMANTLNVNPSTVQRAYIELERSGLVYIKQSVGSIVTSDLDIINKSKEELARDYTMEFFSNMITMGFSKADILAEIKKLEESEV; from the coding sequence ATGGAGTGGAAATTAAGGTCCGACAGATCTTTATATTTACAAATCATGGACTATATTAGAATGCAGATAATCTCAGGGAAGATAGGAAGTGGGGATAAACTTCCAAGTGTCAGAGAGATGGCTAATACTCTGAATGTGAACCCGAGTACTGTTCAGAGAGCATATATAGAACTTGAAAGAAGCGGACTCGTATACATTAAGCAAAGTGTAGGAAGCATTGTCACAAGTGACTTAGATATAATAAATAAGAGTAAGGAAGAGTTGGCAAGAGATTATACAATGGAATTTTTTTCAAATATGATTACTATGGGGTTCTCAAAAGCTGATATACTGGCAGAGATAAAGAAACTGGAAGAGAGCGAAGTCTAG
- the rpe gene encoding ribulose-phosphate 3-epimerase, producing MKKNIAPSLLAADFYDLSSQMKLLKEGNIEVLHLDVMDGMFVPSISFGMPVISSLRKSVDFFFDVHMMVENPERYIEDFYKSGANGITIHFEACKHIDRCIAQIKAFGLRSGISLNPATPVSFLENIITEVDMVLIMSVNPGFGGQKFIPYSLDKIKELSKMREEKNPKLLIQVDGGVDACNIKELSEAGVDEFVAGSSVFKGDILKNIKALNTALGEE from the coding sequence TTGAAAAAGAATATTGCACCATCACTACTTGCAGCAGATTTTTATGATTTGTCATCACAGATGAAACTTTTAAAAGAAGGAAATATAGAGGTATTGCATTTAGATGTAATGGATGGAATGTTTGTACCAAGTATTTCTTTTGGCATGCCCGTTATAAGTTCACTTAGAAAGTCGGTTGATTTTTTCTTTGATGTACATATGATGGTAGAAAATCCGGAAAGATATATTGAAGATTTTTATAAAAGTGGTGCCAACGGTATAACCATACATTTTGAGGCATGTAAGCATATCGATAGATGTATAGCTCAGATAAAGGCTTTTGGACTTAGAAGCGGTATATCTTTAAATCCTGCTACTCCGGTTTCATTTTTAGAAAATATTATAACTGAAGTGGATATGGTACTTATAATGAGTGTGAATCCGGGATTTGGAGGTCAAAAGTTTATTCCTTACAGTCTGGATAAGATAAAAGAGTTATCAAAGATGAGAGAGGAAAAGAATCCTAAACTTTTGATACAGGTAGATGGAGGAGTTGATGCTTGCAATATCAAAGAACTCTCAGAAGCAGGAGTAGATGAGTTTGTAGCAGGCTCTTCTGTATTTAAAGGAGATATTTTAAAGAATATAAAGGCTTTAAATACTGCATTAGGAGAGGAATAG
- a CDS encoding adenylosuccinate synthase: MVRAIVGANWGDEGKGKITDMLAAKADIIIRFQGGSNAGHTIINNYGKFALHLLPSGVFYDHTTSIIGNGVALNIPYLVKEINELVEKGVPRPKVLVSDRAQLLMPYHILQDTYEEARLAGKAYGSTKSGIAPFYSDKFAKIGIQVSELFDDEILEEKVEKICTLKNVMFKHLYNMPELDKAELMNTLHEYRDMVEPFVCDVSAYLYKAIKEGKSILLEGQLGSLKDPDHGIYPMVTSSSTLAAYGAIGAGIAPYEIKEITTVVKAYSSAVGAGEFVSEIEDEAEADELRRRGGDGGEFGATTGRPRRMGWFDAVASRYGVRIQGTTEVALTVLDVLGYLEEIPVCVGYDVNGEITKDFPTTNKLKIAKPVYEYLPGWNCDIRGIKKYEDLPENCRKYIEFIEKELEVPVKLVSNGPGRDDIIYR, translated from the coding sequence ATGGTAAGAGCTATTGTAGGCGCTAACTGGGGCGATGAAGGTAAGGGCAAAATCACAGATATGCTTGCAGCGAAAGCAGATATTATTATCCGTTTTCAGGGTGGTAGCAACGCAGGTCATACAATTATAAACAATTACGGTAAATTTGCTTTGCATCTATTGCCGTCAGGAGTATTTTATGATCATACAACAAGCATTATAGGAAATGGTGTTGCACTTAATATTCCATATCTTGTTAAAGAGATAAATGAGTTGGTTGAAAAGGGTGTACCAAGACCTAAGGTTTTGGTTTCTGACAGAGCACAGCTTTTGATGCCATATCATATTTTACAGGATACCTATGAGGAAGCAAGGCTTGCCGGCAAGGCGTATGGCTCTACCAAGTCAGGAATAGCTCCTTTTTATTCAGATAAGTTTGCAAAAATCGGAATACAGGTAAGCGAACTTTTTGATGATGAGATATTGGAAGAAAAGGTTGAAAAGATTTGTACATTAAAAAATGTTATGTTCAAGCATCTTTACAATATGCCTGAGCTTGATAAGGCTGAACTTATGAATACACTTCATGAGTATAGAGATATGGTAGAACCCTTTGTATGTGATGTGAGTGCGTATCTTTATAAGGCTATAAAAGAAGGAAAGAGTATTCTACTTGAGGGTCAGCTTGGTTCATTAAAGGATCCTGATCATGGAATATATCCAATGGTTACATCTTCTTCTACATTGGCTGCATATGGAGCTATAGGTGCAGGTATTGCTCCATATGAGATTAAGGAGATTACGACAGTGGTTAAGGCATATTCATCTGCAGTAGGTGCCGGAGAATTTGTTAGTGAGATAGAAGATGAGGCTGAGGCAGACGAGCTTAGAAGAAGAGGCGGAGATGGTGGAGAGTTTGGTGCTACCACCGGAAGACCTAGAAGAATGGGATGGTTTGATGCTGTAGCATCCAGATATGGTGTAAGGATTCAGGGTACTACAGAGGTTGCACTTACAGTGCTTGATGTACTGGGATATCTTGAAGAGATTCCGGTATGTGTAGGTTATGATGTAAATGGTGAGATAACCAAGGACTTCCCTACAACAAATAAATTAAAAATTGCAAAGCCTGTATATGAATATCTTCCCGGATGGAACTGTGATATTAGAGGTATAAAGAAATATGAGGATTTACCGGAGAATTGTAGGAAGTATATTGAGTTTATAGAAAAAGAACTTGAAGTGCCTGTAAAATTGGTAAGCAATGGACCGGGTAGAGATGATATTATCTATAGATAG
- the purB gene encoding adenylosuccinate lyase — MKDRYISPLSERYASAKMQYIFSQDKKFKTWRKLWIALAETEKELGLNITEEQIEELKKFQDDINFDVAKEREKEVRHDVMSHVYAYGVQCPKAKGIIHLGATSCYVGDNTDIIIMKEALELVKEKLVNVINELSKFAIKYKDLPTLAFTHFQPAQPTTVGKRATLWINELLLDYEDVNYTLENLKLLGCKGTTGTQASFVELFDGDNEKIDKIDPIIANKMGFKECYPVSGQTYSRKVDIKVLNVLAGIAASAHKFSNDIRLLQHLKEIEEPFEKSQIGSSAMAYKRNPMRSERIASLANYVMSDVMNPMMVASTQWFERTLDDSANKRLSIPEGFLSIDGILDLYLNVVDGLVVYPKVIEKHLMSELPFMATENIMMDAVKAGGDRQELHERIRELSMIAGRNVKELGEENNLLDLIAKDPMFKLSKEELKESMKPEKYIGRSAIQVEDFIKRIIKPILDENKDILGLKADINV; from the coding sequence TTGAAAGATAGATATATTAGTCCGCTTTCAGAAAGATACGCAAGTGCGAAGATGCAGTATATTTTTTCGCAGGATAAAAAGTTCAAGACATGGAGAAAACTGTGGATCGCCTTAGCAGAGACTGAAAAAGAGCTTGGTCTAAACATTACCGAGGAACAAATAGAGGAATTAAAGAAATTTCAAGATGATATAAATTTTGATGTGGCAAAGGAAAGAGAAAAAGAAGTAAGACATGATGTAATGAGTCATGTATACGCTTACGGAGTACAATGTCCAAAAGCAAAAGGTATTATTCATCTTGGAGCAACTAGCTGTTATGTAGGTGATAATACTGATATTATCATAATGAAGGAAGCTCTGGAGCTGGTAAAAGAAAAGCTTGTAAATGTAATCAATGAGCTTTCAAAGTTTGCTATTAAATATAAGGATCTGCCGACTTTGGCATTTACTCATTTTCAACCGGCACAGCCTACCACAGTAGGAAAGAGGGCTACACTTTGGATAAATGAGCTTTTGCTTGATTATGAGGATGTAAATTATACTCTTGAAAATTTGAAGCTTTTGGGCTGCAAGGGTACTACAGGTACTCAAGCCTCTTTCGTAGAGCTTTTTGATGGAGATAATGAGAAGATAGATAAAATAGATCCTATCATTGCAAATAAGATGGGATTTAAGGAATGTTATCCTGTTTCAGGGCAGACATACTCAAGAAAAGTGGATATCAAGGTATTAAATGTGCTTGCAGGTATTGCCGCCTCAGCACATAAGTTCTCAAATGATATCAGACTTTTACAGCATTTAAAAGAGATTGAAGAGCCTTTTGAAAAGTCACAGATAGGTTCATCAGCTATGGCATATAAGAGAAATCCAATGCGAAGTGAGAGGATTGCATCTTTGGCAAACTATGTAATGAGTGATGTTATGAACCCTATGATGGTAGCATCTACTCAGTGGTTTGAAAGAACATTGGATGATTCTGCAAATAAGAGACTTTCAATACCGGAAGGCTTTTTAAGCATAGACGGTATACTTGATTTATATTTGAATGTAGTGGATGGATTGGTAGTATACCCAAAAGTTATAGAAAAACATTTGATGTCAGAATTGCCTTTTATGGCTACAGAGAATATAATGATGGATGCAGTAAAAGCCGGTGGAGACAGACAGGAGCTGCATGAAAGAATTAGAGAGCTTTCAATGATTGCCGGAAGAAATGTAAAGGAACTTGGTGAAGAAAACAATCTACTAGATTTGATTGCAAAAGATCCTATGTTCAAACTTTCAAAAGAAGAATTGAAAGAGTCTATGAAGCCTGAAAAATATATTGGAAGAAGTGCTATTCAGGTGGAAGATTTTATAAAAAGAATTATCAAGCCTATCTTGGATGAAAATAAAGATATTCTGGGATTAAAGGCTGATATAAATGTGTAA
- the rsgA gene encoding ribosome small subunit-dependent GTPase A, with the protein MSKEETGKFYFAKIIKGIAGFYYCIILDKGERKNQIFSCKAKGIFRKLGVKPLVGDNVDFEITDTKDFEGNIVKIHKRKNALIRPAVANIDKVVLVLAVESPAPAFYYLDKYLINMSNAGIKVEICWNKTDLNMDKALEYAKIYTAAGFKNIIASTLEEGGLEDLKEALKGEVSVLAGASGVGKSSITNILAPKANMDTNTVSRKIERGRHTTRHSELFMVDSDTFVFDTPGFTSVESPDFDKEELRFHFHEFDIYEGECRFSGCMHINEPDCAVKSALEENNISDSRYQSYKKMYEELSERRKY; encoded by the coding sequence TTGAGTAAAGAAGAGACAGGCAAATTTTATTTTGCAAAGATAATAAAGGGTATTGCCGGGTTTTATTATTGTATAATCCTTGACAAAGGTGAGAGAAAGAACCAGATTTTTTCATGCAAGGCAAAGGGTATTTTTAGAAAATTAGGTGTAAAGCCTTTAGTAGGTGACAATGTTGATTTTGAAATAACAGATACAAAGGATTTTGAAGGAAATATTGTAAAGATACATAAAAGAAAAAATGCCCTAATAAGACCGGCTGTGGCGAATATAGATAAAGTAGTACTTGTCTTGGCAGTTGAATCACCGGCTCCGGCGTTTTACTACCTGGATAAGTATTTGATAAATATGTCAAATGCCGGAATAAAGGTGGAGATATGTTGGAATAAGACTGATCTAAATATGGATAAGGCCTTGGAATATGCTAAGATTTATACGGCTGCAGGTTTTAAAAATATAATAGCTTCCACATTAGAAGAAGGCGGATTGGAAGATTTAAAAGAAGCCTTAAAGGGTGAGGTGAGTGTGCTTGCAGGAGCTTCAGGAGTCGGAAAGTCTTCAATAACAAATATTTTGGCACCAAAGGCCAATATGGATACAAATACAGTAAGCAGAAAGATAGAAAGAGGTAGACATACTACCAGGCATTCAGAACTTTTTATGGTTGACAGTGATACATTTGTCTTTGATACTCCAGGCTTTACCAGTGTAGAATCACCTGACTTTGATAAGGAAGAACTGAGATTTCATTTTCATGAATTTGATATATATGAGGGAGAGTGCAGATTTTCAGGTTGCATGCATATAAATGAACCTGATTGTGCAGTGAAATCGGCATTGGAAGAAAATAATATAAGTGATTCCAGATATCAAAGCTATAAAAAAATGTATGAGGAATTATCTGAAAGGAGGAAATATTGA
- a CDS encoding thiamine diphosphokinase has translation MNAIIVTGGDIDLSFLKSYIIEREDTVIISVDAAITKLESINIVPNIMVGDFDTLSDEIRLKRYESLGVEIIRHDPIKDFSDTELAIDKAVQDNIKDIVIVGALGRRFDHAFANILILQKYKKYGVNITIYDKYNKIYIKSNSFTLNKGDLWGKYISLFSLKGEVFVESIKGVAYPVEKRMLDSIKAPSLYISNELTDERLEAKFDGDLLVVESRD, from the coding sequence TTGAATGCAATAATTGTTACCGGTGGAGATATAGATCTATCATTTCTAAAGTCCTATATAATAGAAAGAGAAGATACTGTTATTATAAGTGTTGATGCTGCTATTACAAAACTTGAAAGTATAAATATAGTTCCGAATATAATGGTTGGAGATTTTGACACATTATCTGATGAGATTAGGTTGAAAAGATATGAAAGTCTGGGTGTTGAGATTATAAGACATGATCCTATTAAGGACTTTTCAGATACGGAACTTGCAATAGATAAAGCAGTACAGGACAATATAAAAGATATTGTAATAGTTGGTGCTTTAGGCAGAAGATTTGACCATGCATTTGCCAATATATTGATTCTTCAAAAGTATAAAAAGTATGGCGTGAATATTACTATATATGATAAGTACAATAAGATATATATAAAGTCAAATTCCTTTACATTAAATAAAGGGGATCTTTGGGGTAAATATATTAGCCTCTTCTCATTAAAGGGTGAGGTATTTGTCGAATCAATAAAGGGAGTCGCTTATCCGGTAGAAAAAAGAATGCTTGATAGTATCAAAGCACCAAGTCTTTATATCAGTAATGAACTGACAGATGAGAGATTGGAAGCAAAGTTTGATGGAGATTTGCTAGTCGTAGAAAGTCGAGATTAG
- the pheS gene encoding phenylalanine--tRNA ligase subunit alpha produces MLDIIEKLQKEALEKINSAETKEKLNELKVAYLGKKGELTALLKNMKNIAPEERAEFGKVVNEAREAIENTLNNVGSELAKLALEERLKAETIDVTLPANKREFGHSHPNVIALHEVEKIFTNMGYEVVEGPEIEFDEYNFTKLNIPEDHPAKDEQDTFYITKDIVLRTQTSPVQARVMETGKLPIKMLSPGRVYRSDEVDATHSPTFNQIEGLIVDKDITFADLKGTLEVFAKKLFGEDTKVKFRPHHFPFTEPSAEMDVTCFKCHGSGCRFCKGSGWIEILGCGMVHPHVFDMCGVDKNEYNGFAFGIGLERIALLKYEIDDMRLLYENDIRFLKQF; encoded by the coding sequence ATGCTGGACATAATAGAGAAACTTCAAAAAGAAGCTTTAGAAAAGATAAATAGTGCAGAAACTAAGGAGAAATTAAACGAACTAAAAGTAGCATATCTTGGAAAGAAGGGCGAACTTACCGCACTTCTTAAGAACATGAAAAATATAGCTCCGGAGGAGAGAGCTGAATTCGGTAAAGTAGTAAATGAAGCAAGAGAAGCTATTGAAAATACATTAAATAATGTTGGAAGTGAGCTTGCAAAGCTTGCACTTGAAGAAAGATTAAAGGCAGAGACTATAGATGTTACACTGCCGGCGAATAAGAGAGAATTTGGACATAGTCATCCAAATGTAATAGCATTGCATGAAGTTGAAAAGATATTTACAAATATGGGCTATGAAGTGGTGGAAGGACCGGAGATAGAGTTTGATGAATACAACTTTACAAAGCTTAATATTCCTGAGGATCATCCGGCTAAGGATGAACAGGATACCTTCTACATAACGAAGGATATAGTACTTCGTACTCAGACATCACCGGTACAGGCAAGAGTTATGGAGACAGGAAAGCTTCCTATAAAGATGTTAAGCCCCGGAAGAGTGTACCGTTCTGATGAAGTAGATGCTACTCATTCACCTACTTTCAATCAGATAGAGGGACTTATTGTAGATAAGGATATCACATTTGCAGACCTTAAGGGAACACTTGAGGTATTCGCTAAAAAATTATTTGGTGAAGATACTAAGGTTAAGTTCAGACCTCACCATTTCCCGTTTACAGAGCCAAGTGCAGAGATGGATGTGACCTGTTTTAAATGTCATGGAAGTGGATGCAGATTCTGTAAGGGAAGCGGTTGGATAGAGATACTTGGATGTGGAATGGTACATCCTCATGTATTTGATATGTGTGGAGTTGATAAGAATGAATACAATGGTTTTGCATTCGGTATCGGACTTGAGAGAATTGCTCTATTAAAGTATGAAATTGACGATATGAGACTTCTATATGAGAATGATATCAGATTCTTAAAGCAATTCTAA
- a CDS encoding ECF transporter S component — protein sequence MERSKDSTIFKLVATALMAALCYVSFTYLKIPIPTISGDMTALHIGNAFCVLAALLLGGVYGGVAGSLGMTIADVLDPVYITSAPKTFILKLCIGLIAGFIAHKIAHITENHDAKYIMKWTAISSICGLGFNVIFDPIVGYLYKVYILGVQADAAKIMATWAAGTTLINAIVSTILIVILYAALRPVLIKSGLFLKIK from the coding sequence ATGGAAAGATCGAAGGACAGTACAATTTTTAAGCTTGTAGCAACAGCACTTATGGCAGCACTATGTTATGTGAGCTTCACATATTTAAAAATTCCAATTCCGACTATATCGGGTGATATGACAGCTCTACATATAGGAAATGCTTTTTGTGTTTTGGCAGCTTTGCTGCTTGGAGGAGTTTATGGTGGAGTTGCAGGAAGTCTTGGAATGACTATAGCGGATGTTTTAGATCCGGTGTATATAACATCTGCACCTAAGACATTTATATTAAAGCTTTGCATCGGATTGATAGCAGGTTTTATAGCTCATAAAATTGCACATATTACAGAAAATCATGATGCTAAATATATTATGAAGTGGACAGCAATATCTTCAATCTGCGGGCTGGGGTTCAATGTTATATTTGATCCTATAGTGGGATATTTGTATAAGGTATATATTCTGGGAGTTCAAGCAGATGCGGCAAAGATAATGGCTACTTGGGCAGCAGGCACAACTCTTATAAATGCAATAGTAAGTACAATTTTAATAGTAATACTTTATGCTGCACTTAGACCGGTACTTATCAAGTCGGGATTATTTTTAAAAATCAAATAA
- the purC gene encoding phosphoribosylaminoimidazolesuccinocarboxamide synthase yields the protein MEKLEQLYEGKAKKVFKTADPDVLIVSYKDDATAFNGEKKGTIVGKGAINNRMTNHLFKLLEKKGVPTHYIKELNDRETAVKAVKIVPLEVIVRNYSAGSFAKKLGMEEGIKLKTPTLEFSYKDDALGDPFINGYYALALDLATQEEIDKIASYAFKVNETLINYFDGLGIDLIDFKIEFGRYKGDVILADEISPDTCRLWDKETHEKLDKDRFRRDLGGVEDAYAEVFKRLGIQ from the coding sequence ATGGAGAAATTAGAGCAGTTATATGAAGGAAAAGCAAAAAAGGTATTCAAAACTGCCGACCCGGATGTACTGATAGTTTCCTATAAGGATGATGCCACAGCATTTAATGGCGAAAAAAAAGGAACAATAGTGGGAAAGGGTGCGATTAATAATCGTATGACAAATCATCTGTTTAAACTCTTGGAAAAGAAGGGGGTTCCTACTCATTATATCAAAGAGCTTAATGACAGAGAGACTGCTGTAAAAGCTGTAAAGATAGTACCACTTGAGGTAATAGTGAGAAATTACTCTGCAGGAAGCTTTGCTAAGAAGCTTGGTATGGAAGAGGGAATAAAGCTAAAAACTCCTACTTTGGAATTTTCCTATAAGGATGATGCTCTTGGAGATCCTTTTATAAACGGCTATTATGCACTGGCACTTGATCTTGCAACTCAAGAAGAGATAGATAAGATTGCTTCATATGCTTTCAAGGTTAATGAAACACTGATCAATTATTTTGATGGTCTTGGAATAGATCTGATAGATTTTAAAATTGAATTTGGTAGATATAAGGGAGATGTAATACTGGCGGATGAGATTTCTCCTGATACATGTAGATTATGGGATAAGGAAACCCATGAAAAACTTGATAAGGACAGATTTAGAAGAGATTTGGGCGGAGTAGAAGACGCTTACGCTGAAGTATTTAAAAGACTTGGTATTCAATAG
- the pknB gene encoding Stk1 family PASTA domain-containing Ser/Thr kinase, with protein sequence MNLESVVLQGRYVIIEKIGSGGMSNVFRAKDLKLGRLVAIKVLREEFCYDINFVEKFKKEAQAAAGLLGENIVNIYDVVDEGRYHFIVMELVNGITLKEYIKMKGRLDITEGVSIAIQVAKALKISHDQHIVHRDIKPQNILITNDGKIKVADFGIARAVSEQTANANAIGSVHYISPEQARGGRCDERSDIYSLGITMYEMFTGRVPFVGESTVAVALAHLEQAIIPPNVYNNKITASLERIILKCTKKDPVNRYQDISSLIDDLENALLNPDEPPYEVSGSTKVIKAKDTAVLNKVEPINDMTDEEQDNDYENKQENSDYDDDDYDEEDEKMDKIMSIVGVILAAIIVIVLVFFVGRFTGVFGGKKSDTSHSKIDSTQTVMPDVVGLSEKMADKKLSDNNLQMQVKSSEYSDTVEKGSVISQDPEADEVVSKYSKVSVVISLGSDSLDMAKMNLVGKTKEAAESLLKENGFSVDTKEENSDTFAKGTVISYSPTKPKKGDRVTLIVSAGKKITKVDVPNITNMSESDAKALLEHSGLVLGKKSEQNSQSVAAGFIMGQSVSSGSKVDSGTSIDYVVSTGLAESSEAESEQQSSQVGSSTEQSQTTQSTQGTKATVAPATTAAGYRYIASIDTNYSLEGMIGPGASMTNIKVMIRLKQTVNGSEVYSTLMEARTVTGDTILPVRFRTIVGTNGVDQGQVEIVNVDTGEVLKSYTVEFFKVE encoded by the coding sequence ATGAATCTTGAATCAGTTGTCTTGCAGGGAAGATATGTAATCATAGAAAAAATTGGCTCAGGAGGTATGTCTAATGTATTTAGAGCCAAAGATTTAAAGCTTGGCAGGTTGGTTGCCATAAAAGTTTTAAGAGAAGAATTTTGCTATGATATAAATTTTGTGGAAAAATTCAAAAAAGAGGCACAGGCAGCAGCCGGACTCTTGGGTGAGAATATAGTAAATATATATGATGTTGTAGATGAGGGTAGATATCATTTTATAGTAATGGAGCTTGTAAATGGTATAACATTAAAAGAATATATAAAAATGAAAGGAAGGCTGGATATAACTGAAGGTGTAAGCATAGCTATACAGGTGGCTAAGGCGCTTAAGATATCACATGATCAGCATATAGTTCATAGAGATATAAAGCCTCAAAACATACTTATAACAAATGATGGGAAAATAAAGGTAGCAGACTTTGGCATAGCAAGAGCAGTATCAGAACAGACTGCCAATGCAAATGCAATAGGCTCTGTTCACTATATTTCACCTGAACAGGCAAGAGGTGGAAGATGTGATGAAAGGAGCGATATATATTCGCTTGGCATCACTATGTATGAGATGTTTACCGGGAGAGTGCCTTTTGTAGGAGAATCTACAGTTGCGGTCGCATTGGCACATTTGGAACAGGCGATAATACCTCCAAATGTATACAATAATAAAATTACTGCAAGTTTGGAGAGAATTATTTTAAAGTGTACAAAGAAGGATCCGGTAAATAGATATCAGGATATATCATCATTAATTGATGATTTGGAGAATGCACTTCTAAATCCTGATGAACCTCCATACGAGGTTTCGGGATCTACAAAGGTAATAAAGGCAAAAGATACTGCTGTACTTAACAAGGTGGAACCGATAAACGACATGACAGATGAAGAACAAGATAACGACTATGAAAACAAACAAGAAAATAGCGATTATGATGATGACGACTACGACGAAGAAGATGAAAAGATGGACAAGATCATGTCTATTGTGGGAGTTATATTGGCTGCTATCATAGTTATAGTACTGGTATTCTTTGTGGGTAGATTTACAGGGGTATTTGGTGGTAAGAAGTCAGATACTTCACATAGTAAGATAGATTCGACTCAGACTGTAATGCCGGATGTAGTAGGACTTTCAGAGAAGATGGCAGATAAGAAGTTATCTGATAACAATCTTCAGATGCAAGTAAAGTCAAGTGAGTATTCAGATACTGTAGAAAAGGGAAGTGTTATCTCACAGGACCCTGAGGCAGATGAGGTAGTATCAAAGTATTCCAAGGTAAGTGTAGTTATAAGTCTTGGTTCGGATTCTTTAGATATGGCTAAGATGAATCTGGTTGGAAAGACAAAGGAGGCTGCAGAGTCGCTTTTAAAGGAAAACGGTTTTTCAGTAGATACTAAAGAAGAAAACTCCGATACTTTTGCAAAGGGTACAGTTATATCATATAGTCCTACAAAACCTAAAAAAGGTGATAGAGTGACATTGATCGTAAGTGCCGGTAAAAAAATAACCAAGGTTGATGTACCCAATATTACTAATATGAGTGAGTCGGATGCAAAAGCCTTGCTAGAACATAGTGGACTTGTACTTGGAAAGAAGTCTGAACAAAATAGTCAAAGTGTGGCAGCTGGATTTATAATGGGGCAGTCAGTGTCTTCCGGTTCAAAAGTTGACAGTGGAACAAGTATAGATTACGTAGTGAGCACCGGATTGGCAGAAAGCAGTGAGGCAGAAAGTGAACAACAATCAAGCCAAGTCGGCTCTTCTACAGAGCAGTCCCAAACCACACAGAGCACACAAGGTACTAAGGCAACAGTTGCACCGGCAACTACAGCTGCAGGATATAGATATATTGCTTCCATAGATACTAATTATTCATTGGAAGGTATGATAGGTCCGGGTGCAAGCATGACTAATATAAAAGTTATGATCAGGCTTAAGCAGACCGTGAACGGAAGTGAAGTTTATTCTACATTGATGGAGGCAAGAACGGTGACCGGTGACACAATACTTCCGGTAAGATTTAGAACTATCGTAGGTACCAATGGTGTAGACCAGGGACAGGTTGAAATTGTAAATGTAGATACCGGTGAAGTGTTGAAATCATATACAGTGGAGTTCTTTAAAGTTGAGTAA